The genome window TGTACTTAGAATATTTTCTTAGAAAACAGTAATGCGCTGAGGCGTAATCGCCGGAGCCGCCAGAAGTTTATCTCTGCTGAGAGATCTATACTGTTGCCTCAGGCGCGTCCGCTTAATATTGCCAATCCTTATCACAGGAGCCTTTTGAGTATTGCAGATAACACAGCCTGGCTACTCTCCCACCCGGGAGAGCCTCTTGGCCATAATACCATTTGCAGTCGGTATCTCTATCTGCTCGCCAAGCGCGAGTTGGTCAATTACAAGGGAGGAGTGCTTATCGATGCGTTTATAGAATCCTTCCAGGCCAAGTTCCCGATGGATTTTTTGACGATGCTCAACTGCGATTTCGACTGCGATTACAAATGGGTGTTTCGACTTTTTAGGATGTCGACAAAAGCGATACAGCAACCTCAGCGACACTTACTGTTAATGAGCTACTTAGGATGCAGTGTTAAGGAATTCTTCGACCTTCCCGATGATCTGGAAATTATTAAGCGGCAGCCCGGGCTCTCCCAACTAAAAGGCATGAAGATTCTCATTAAGGATCATCCGGAACCGTTTGGCAGAGGGCCTTGGCCCTGTCTGAACCCAGTAAGCGGTCACTACAAAGAGCCTAGAGTGAATAACTGTGAAATAAAATACAGTAGGTGTCATGCTGAGGTCACAGGTATATTTCACTGCGATTGCGGATTTAGTTACTGTCGAAGAGGTCCTGACAAGCTGCCATCAGATCGCTTTAAAAGGACAAGGATTAAAAGATTTGGACCAGTATGGGATTCAAAGTTAGTAGAACTATGGGCGGATATAAATATAAGTCTTATAAAATTAGCCCGTCAGCTTGGAGTAGCTGCCTATACAGCTAAGGTGCAAGCTGCTAGGCTCAATCTTTCTTTTCCCCGGCCTACCAGAAAATCAACTGTTCTAAAACCCAGATATATTTCCCCTACGAGAAAATTCGAGGAGACACGAAATTTTTATAGAGGCGCATGGCTCTCTGCCGTAAATGAGAACCCAGAAGCGGGCCGAAAGGTTTTACACGATAAGAGTAAATCTGTCTATGCTTGGCTTCGCAAAAATGATTCAGAATGGCACGACGCTCATATGCCACCCAAACGACATAGAGAGACCAGGAATGTACAACCTCGCGTGGATTGGTCAAAGCGTGATGTTGAGTGGTCGTTGGAAGTAAGATCTGCGGCTGAAGCTATAAAGAACGCAACTGGGTGCCCTGAGAGGGTTTCGGAGACCTCAGTCAGTCGGATGCTTGATAAGGGAGATTTCTTTAGGAAAAACCGAGACAAGCTCCCCTTAACTTCTCAAACTCTTACAGAGGTCAATGAAAGCTGTGAGGCTTTTTCTATCCGTCGAATAATCTGGATGGCTAACGAGTTCCGTAAAGAAGGAATAACTCCTAAGCACAATCAACTGTTAAGACGTGCTGGTGTGCGCAGGCTCAAAGACTCATTAGATATCAAACGTGCTACTGCTGAGGTGCTGGAGTCTTTTGCCTCATAAATCCAGTTTAGACCTACTGAAGCAAGTTCAGCTTTATTGAATGACAGACAGAGCGTTATGATTGCTACGTTCCCCGATCTATATCCTGATGAGTTGCTCTATAGCGCATGCGCGAGGTATTACGCTCGCGCTCAATTCCCAGATAAACGAGCCGTGCTGAATGAGCTATTCGGAGGACATAGTGCCGCAGCAGTCATCGATTTGCCTAGCCACATTGACTCATTAGTACAAGGTTTACCGCCGAATCATCGTTGGACAGCTAACCGACTGATTGACGGACATACGTTTTTCCCTCTCTTTAGCGCCTTTCTCCCATCAGGTCGGAGTAATCAGCTTCGGATGAACATGAGAGAGTCGGGTGGACAGGTGATTCATAAACGCGCTGGCATTATGGCCAGCCGGGTTCCTTTACCCAGACGGTTCCGCTTCTGCCCGTTGTGTTCTGAAGAAGACGAAGAGCGATTCGGAGAATTTTACTTGCACCGCCTCCATCAAATCCCTGGGGTAAAAGTCTGCCCACTCCATAGAGCTTTCCTAGAAAATGCCGAGCCTCCCGCAGACTACTTCAGAAGGACATATGAATTTGTTCCTGCTGATAATTGCATACGGCTGTGTACAGCTCGGTTATTAAATACGCTGGATCCCCTACATCAGACACTTCTGAATATCGCTTGCAGCGCAGCCTGGTTATTAGAGCAACGAAAGCTAGCATCATCACTTGAAGCTTTACACAATCGGTATACTCTCCTGCTTATTGATCGGAAACTCGCTAGTTTTAGCGGCGGGGTTTATGCCACCGAATTGCTCCGGGCATTCAGAGAGCGCTATTCATCCGACTTCCTATCATCTCTCCATTGTAGGCTAGTAGAAAAGGAAGGCGAAAAGGATAATTGGCTTCTGCGTTTGGTGCGAAACAAGAAGAATGCACAACACCCGCTTCGCCATCTTTTACTAATGGATTTTCTTGAATGTACAGCCGAAGAATTTTTCAAGCTCCCAGGAGAGATCAAATTCTTCGGCGACCCACCTTGGCCCTGCCTCAACCCTGTGGCTGACCATTATCAGCAGTCTGTTGTAATAGATTGCCGTCTGAGTTTCAGGGGAAAGGACCATAGGCCCGCAGGCACTTTCAATTGCGATTGTGGCTTTATTTATACGCGCACTGGCCCTGATAACACACCTGAAGATAGATTTCGAATCAGCAAGATGAAAGCGTTTGGGCCTGTGTGGGAGAATGCCTTGAAAGAACGTTGGACGAATCCTTCATTCAGCGTTGCTGAGATCGCGCGTTTGCAGGGAGTAGACCCGCTTACAATTCATCGCTATGTTCAACGTTTAGGACTTCCTCCTGATCGTCAGAGCGGCAACGCCGCGCCCGCTGATCCGATTTCAGACTTAAAGCTCCAAGATGCTTTGACGTACAAAGAGAGAAAACGAGCTGATTTTCGCCAAATGTGGCTATCTACGATGGCTAAAGAGCCAGGAATTGAGATGAAGCGACTTCGAAAAACCTTACTGCGAATATATACCTGGTTACTTGCGAATGACCAGGAGTGGCTAAAATCTCATAGGCCTTTACCTTCAAGAAAGACTAACCATAATTCTTCGAGTATTGACTGGGTGAACAGAGATAAAGATGTCGTTAGCAAGGTAGAAACCGCGGCCCTGCAAATCAAGAATGCTCCTGAGCGCCCCCGGAGAGTGACCATATCTGCAATAGGAAAAGAAATCGGCTTGTCAGGATTGCTGAAACAAAAGCTGGATAAGCTCCCGCGCACTAGAAAAGCATTGGAGAGGGTGGCTGAAACTCTAGAGCAGTTTGCCATCCGCCGCATCTGGTGGATTGCCGAGTGCTATCAGAAGGAGGGAGTAGTTCCCCAGCGATGGCAGTTCGTGAACCGTTCTTGTGTATACAAGTATGCAAGTGTGCCAGGCATAAAGGAGACGATTGATGCAGCTCTACAGAGCTTGGAGATCAAGAGCATTCTTACCTTAGCCGGCTAAGGATGGTTGAGGTGAGATCTTTCACCATGTCGAATTATCGGGTCGAATCTGGCGAAACTAATGCAATCTCCACAATGGAGAAGACAGTTTGTGAGCACTGTGGCACTGTGTTCACAAAGAAGCGCGCGTGGGCGAGGTTCGACACAGATCGCTGCCGAAAGGCGCATCATCGCCTTACCGAGGCGAAAACCGTAATTGCAAAGAACTTAGTGACAGTAGCTGAAGCAGCGAGTCTAAAGGGCGTGAGTCATAGCACCATCCGAAAACGTGCACAGCGAGGTCAGATCAGATCTGAATTATTCCTTGGGCGAGTTATGATCTATCGATGCGATATAGTATGTGATCGTGAAGGCTCTTTCACCAACGACCCTTTTCTATCCAGTAAAGACAAGGAGGTAATAGCTTAAAGTTATCTCACCTGCCGGAGGGACTATTCTGAATAAGGAGACACATTATGGCAAATGAACCTGAGAAGCTGACGGAGAACAACGCCAAGGAGAAGAGGAAAGGAATTATTGAAAAGTACTTCATTGAAGTAAATCGAAAGTTTCTAAAGCATCCCCCAGGTGAGATTATCGATCTGGAAACATTAAAAAGTATTCTGGCGCAGATGAAGAAAGACAAAGGGATTTGAGGAAACTTTCCTCCAATAGCCAGTGGAGACAATCACTATTTAAATCGGCTGCTCACAGGCGAACGCATACCCCCTGTGGATCAAGGTGGGCTCGGTGGCCTCATACGGTCGATAGGGCCGCTACAGGTCGGGAAGATGTGAACAGTCTCTATCCCAACATAACTTCATCGCCAGGGGCAGATCACAAGTTGACAAAGGGAGGCGGGCCAACTATTGTTTTGGCCCTGCACCACCAGCGGGCAGTGACTACTACTCTTGTAATAACTTCTTTGTTGCCTTGGAACAATGGTTATGGAGTGTCATCTCCAAGGCGGAGAGGATTATGGTCAAAAAGAGTTCCCTTCTCCTGCTCCTTTTCCTTTTGCTTTGTGCGCCTTCATATTCTCAGGAAGATACAAAAGAAGAGACTGACAAGCTGACCGGCAAAACTGATAAGGTGTGGGTCTTCCAACGCTTTGAAAAGTACATGGGCAATGACAAATGTAAGAGCGGCGAATCTTGGACATTCTATTCGGATAGTCGCGTCGTCATTAAGAAATGCGTCAACAGGGAGATCAAGGCTGATGAAAAACACTGGAGCATTCACAGGGTGTCATCTCTGGATGTGGCCTTAAAGGTAGATGATGTGGAGTACCTGCTAATTTTCCCTCCTCCTAAGCCTGGGACAGCACGTCAATCGATGATCTTGCGTCAAAAGGCCCAGTCAAAGGTCTCCCCGACTAAAGACCTGATTTTTTATTATGAGGTGGATTGAAATAGGCAATGGACGAGGAAACTTATCGTAAATGGGATGTTGGCGCAAAAGTCGTCGCGCCTATTCTCACCGTCGTCGGCCTGCTGATAGGTGTTTGGCAATTCTCAAAGGAGCAGGGCGCTCAACTGGAGCGGCAGTATAAGCTGATTGCCGAAAACGACCGTTTGGAATTCAAGCGCCGTTTATGGGAGAAACAGCTTGAAGTGTACATGAAGATCAGCAACGTGGTCGGCAAAATCGCGGCGGAAGATCTGAATAAGGCCGACCTCAAGAAGGCCATCGATCAATTCTATTCACTATATTGGGGGGACATGCTTTACGTAGAGGACAAAGCCGTCGAGCGCGCCATGATCGACTTTCATGTCGAAATTCAAGATTACTTGAAAGGCAATAGCACCAGAGACAGGTTAAAGGTGCGGGCTGATCAACTGATCACCGTTTGCCGAGATTCCTCCCGAAACCAATGGTTCACACAGCCGCAATAAAGGATCATCATGCGATTTTTAGCCCTGCTCCCGCTCTTGCTATTTCCGGATCTGGCAGCGGGCTTTCCAACTCACTTTGATCCGCAGGCATACGATATTTATTATCTCGCGGTCGGCAACACCTACTATGGAACGGAAGGGGGCGGCGAAGGATTCAAAGATTTAGAAGGCGCTAACCGGAGCGCGAGGAAGGTGTCAGCATTGTTTGACCGGTCTGGGGCCGCCGCAGGGATTACGCTCGTCTCCGAGAAGGAGAGGCGCGTCACCAAAGCGGATGTACTCA of Blastocatellia bacterium contains these proteins:
- a CDS encoding TnsD family Tn7-like transposition protein; the protein is MSIADNTAWLLSHPGEPLGHNTICSRYLYLLAKRELVNYKGGVLIDAFIESFQAKFPMDFLTMLNCDFDCDYKWVFRLFRMSTKAIQQPQRHLLLMSYLGCSVKEFFDLPDDLEIIKRQPGLSQLKGMKILIKDHPEPFGRGPWPCLNPVSGHYKEPRVNNCEIKYSRCHAEVTGIFHCDCGFSYCRRGPDKLPSDRFKRTRIKRFGPVWDSKLVELWADINISLIKLARQLGVAAYTAKVQAARLNLSFPRPTRKSTVLKPRYISPTRKFEETRNFYRGAWLSAVNENPEAGRKVLHDKSKSVYAWLRKNDSEWHDAHMPPKRHRETRNVQPRVDWSKRDVEWSLEVRSAAEAIKNATGCPERVSETSVSRMLDKGDFFRKNRDKLPLTSQTLTEVNESCEAFSIRRIIWMANEFRKEGITPKHNQLLRRAGVRRLKDSLDIKRATAEVLESFAS
- a CDS encoding TnsD family Tn7-like transposition protein; this encodes MIATFPDLYPDELLYSACARYYARAQFPDKRAVLNELFGGHSAAAVIDLPSHIDSLVQGLPPNHRWTANRLIDGHTFFPLFSAFLPSGRSNQLRMNMRESGGQVIHKRAGIMASRVPLPRRFRFCPLCSEEDEERFGEFYLHRLHQIPGVKVCPLHRAFLENAEPPADYFRRTYEFVPADNCIRLCTARLLNTLDPLHQTLLNIACSAAWLLEQRKLASSLEALHNRYTLLLIDRKLASFSGGVYATELLRAFRERYSSDFLSSLHCRLVEKEGEKDNWLLRLVRNKKNAQHPLRHLLLMDFLECTAEEFFKLPGEIKFFGDPPWPCLNPVADHYQQSVVIDCRLSFRGKDHRPAGTFNCDCGFIYTRTGPDNTPEDRFRISKMKAFGPVWENALKERWTNPSFSVAEIARLQGVDPLTIHRYVQRLGLPPDRQSGNAAPADPISDLKLQDALTYKERKRADFRQMWLSTMAKEPGIEMKRLRKTLLRIYTWLLANDQEWLKSHRPLPSRKTNHNSSSIDWVNRDKDVVSKVETAALQIKNAPERPRRVTISAIGKEIGLSGLLKQKLDKLPRTRKALERVAETLEQFAIRRIWWIAECYQKEGVVPQRWQFVNRSCVYKYASVPGIKETIDAALQSLEIKSILTLAG